A genome region from Pyrenophora tritici-repentis strain M4 chromosome 9, whole genome shotgun sequence includes the following:
- a CDS encoding Trichoplein multi-domain protein has translation MYARWVDDIAIDDPVYVTSSPSGWTNDQVGLAWLEQVFDRHTKEKAGNHTRLLILDGHGSHVTMEFIDYAIAHNIMLLVLPPHSTHTLQPLDVVMFKPLAAAYSLSLQHYLQASHGLLAVRKDDFYRLFKPAWDSSFIKKHALKAFKATGIAPIDPEVVLKKFRKSTLTAPPPLVNVSRATITNLINQAYDPSSIAANNLSEILLRLQAAKEIAEYEKDALRAALHVHQKPRNRHEPPLDLQQRKAFHSGAVWWSPCKLREARFRQLVKEKEKEKELLDKIELKEAKENNRIYQLKIKEAARAAREEAKKVRDEAKAVKAAELDAKRRDRDAAKAIQQPQSGKRKASKPAAKQQPKKRRVGGAGGGTLAEVAAPAPPPTTTRRGRAVNTPAKYR, from the coding sequence atgtacgccagatgggttgatgatatcgcaattgacgatccagtctacgttacctcaagtccctcagggtggaccaatgatcaggtaggcctggcatggctcgaacaggtgtttgatcgccatacgaaggagaaggccggcaatcacacacgcttactcatccttgacggccatgggagtcacgttactatggagtttattgactACGCGATCGCCCACAATATTATGTTACTCGTACTACCCCCCCATAGTACCCAtacgctgcagccactcgatgtggtaatgttcaaacctctggcagccgcgtactcactcagcttgcagcactacctccaggcgagccacggtctcttagctgtgaggaaggatgacttctaccgtcttttcaagcctgcctgggactcctctttcattaagaagcacgcgttgaaggcatttaaagccactgggatagctcctatagatcccgaagtagtacttaaaaagttccgaaagtcaacactaacagcaccgccgccactagtgaacgtgagtagagctactatcacgaacctcattaatcaggcctacgatccgagctctattgcggccaacaacctctcagaaatactcctccgcctccaggctgccaaagagatcgccgagtacgagaaggacgcactgcgcgcggcgctacacgttcaccagaagccccgcaatcggcacgaacctcccctagatctacagcagcgaaaagcgttccattcaggggcagtttggtggtcgccgtgcaagcttcgagaggcccgcttcaggcagctagtgaaggagaaggagaaggagaaagagctacttgataagatagagttgaaagaggcaaaggagaacaacaggatctatcaacttaagatcaaagaggcagcgcgggcggcgcgtgaggaggcaaagaaggtgcgggatgaagccaaggctgtaaaggctgccgaacttgacgccaaacgacgcgatcgcgacgctgcaaaggctatacaacaaccccaatcgggcaagcgtaaggcttcaaagcccgctgcaaagcaacagccaaaaaaacgacgcgtgggtggtgctggcggtggcactctggctgaggtggctgcaccggctcccccaccaacaaccacccgacgcggccgggccgtcaatactccggcaaaatatagatag
- a CDS encoding CAP59-mtransfer domain containing protein, with the protein MAALMRFARMLRRSSIKQVFVLAFLLFHVFEIAQILHCLSNPTIDHVAPRPERVYIASLHWNNERILRSHWNDAVVALANALGRDNVFITVYESGSWDDSKGALKELDLALGAHNIRRNITLSPTTHLDEMSVSTRGQGWVDTPRGRKELRRIPYLSRLRNLTLEPLRQLVLRGERFDKILFLNDVVFDTNDVLRLLNTNGGDFAAACSLDFSRPPKFYDTFALRDAEGHEMLMQTWPYFRAKQSRRAILANRPVPVASCWNGMVAMPAEPFIAPYQLRFRGIPDSLAEFHLEASECCLIHVDNPFRNQKETYVNPQVLVGYSGEAYDAVHPQTLLLSSWQIFKALWENRIRRWFTSPYFKEWRVRRRVGEWRAMSKEHEEHGQICLINEMQVLAENGWAHV; encoded by the exons ATGGCTGCACTGATGCGCTTCGCTCGGATGCTCCGTCGCAGTTCAATTAAGCAAGTGTTCGTCCTTGCATTCCTCCTATTCCACGTCTTCGAAATCGCCCAGATACTACATTGCCTTTCGAACCCTACGATCGACCATGTAGCTCCACGACCCGAGCGCGTGTACATCGCCAGCCTGCACTGGAACAATGAGAGAATCTTGCGAAGTCATTGGAACGATGCAGTAGTAGCATTGGCAAATGCTCTAGGACGAGACAATGTCTTCATCACGGTGTACGAAAGCGGTAGTTGGGATGACAGTAAAGGCGCTTTAAAGGAGCTTGACTTGGCTCTGGGGGCACACAACATCAGGCGGAACATAACTTTGTCACCCACGACTCATCTGGACGAGATGTCTGTGTCGACCCGAGGTCAGGGCTGGGTCGACACACCCCGAGGGAGAAAAGAACTCCGGCGGATACCATACTTGTCTCGACTTCGTAACTTAACCCTTGAGCCTTTGAGGCAGTTAGTCTTACGGGGGGAGAGATTTGATAAAATTCTATTCCTAAACGATGTTGTCTTCGAT ACCAACGACGTATTACGGTTGCTAAACACCAACGGTGGGGATTTTGCAGCTGCTTGCTCGTTAGACTTTAGTCGTCCTCCAAAGTTTTATGACACGTTTGCGCTACGGGATGCTGAAGGCCACGAGATGCTCATGCAAACCTGGCCTTATTTCCGGGCGAAGCAATCACGGCGAGCTATATTGGCCAACCGTCCTGTGCCCGTTGCAAGCTGCTGGAACGGTATGG TCGCGATGCCTGCCGAACCATTCATTGCTCCATACCAACTACGTTTCCGGGGCATCCCGGACTCTCTTGCAGAATTTCACCTCGAGGCCTCGGAGTGTTGCTTAATCCACGTAGACAATCCTTTCCGGAACCAGAAAGAGACATATGTAAATCCACAGGTGCTAGTGGGCTACAGCGGTGAGGCATACGATGCTGTCCATCCCCAAACACTATTGCTGTCGTCTTGGCAAATTTTCAAAGCTCTGTGGGAAAATCGCATCCGCAGATGGTTTACTTCACCTTACTTCAAAGAATGGAGGGTGCGGAGAAGAGTCGGGGAATGGAGAGCGATGAGTAAGGAACATGAGGAGCATGGTCAGATCTGTCTCATCAATGAAATGCAAGTCCTTGCCGAGAATGGATGGGCGCATGTTTAG